The sequence below is a genomic window from Nostoc flagelliforme CCNUN1.
GGGCTGCCAACTAACCTCGTAGAGCCAATCTTTGTAAGATGCTGCTGTTAGTTGTTGTTGATGTTGCTTGGCTAATATGTCTAACAGCTTAGGCAGTACTTTAATTTCTTCTTGGGAGAATTGTGTTGCAGTTTGTAAGTATTTAGCTAGTTCTTGAGTCTCCCCTTGATGCAAGAGATTGAAGATTTGAGTCTGAATACGATCTTGGGATAAAGACTCTGTTTTGGAATTCCCATTCTTAGCTTGTTCAAACCAATAGCGCTGGCGTTGAAATGGATAATTTGGTAAAACAACTTGACGACGCGCATAGTCTCGATCAAAGCCATTCCAATCTACGATCGCGCCACTAATGTACAATGCCGCTAAACTGTCAAGGATTTGTTTCCAATCATCACGCCCAGTCCGCAGGCTAGGCAGCCAAGTTCCCTCTCCCTCCGGTAAGCAATAACGACCCATTCCCATGAGTATAGGCTTGGGGCCGATCTCTACAAATATCTTGTAGCCCCTCTGATACAGCGACTCCATACTGTCTGCAAATCTTACTGGCTGCCGCACATGATTGCACCAATACTCAGGGGTAGCCATTTCATCTGTAATTGGTTGACCAGTGAGATTGGAAATTAGGCTAATTTTAGGTGAAGAGTAAGTAATATTTTTAGCTACTTGCTCAAACTCACCTAGCATTGGTTCCATTAAGGGAGAGTGGAAAGCATGAGAAACTTGTAACTTTTTCGTCGTAATTCCTTGTGTCCGCAGAATGTTGGTAACTGTTTCTATAACGTGGCGATCGCCAGAAATTACTATATTCTTAGGGCCATTAATCGCAGCAATGGCCACTTGGACATAAGGTTCAATAATTGAGGTTACTAAAGCTTCCGACGCAATTACCGCCACCATCTCACCATCTTGGGGCAATGCTTGCATTAGACGAGCGCGTTCGGCAATTAACTTTAGACCATCTTCTAAACTAAATATCCCTGCAATACAAGCAGCTGCATATTCACCTACGCTATGCCCCATCACCGCATCTGGTTTGATCCCCCAAGATTCCCATAACTGAAATAGAGCATATTCCAGAGCAAACAAGGCTGGTTGAGTGTAAGCTGTTTCATCTAAAGGCGAAGATTTGCCCGCTTCGGGATAAAGAATCTCAAATAAAGGTTGCTTAAGATATGGATGCAGAATTTGGGCGCATTTGTCAATGGCTTCCCGAAAAATTGGTTGGGTATTGTAGAGTTGACGACCCATACCGACATACTGCGATCCCTGACCCGTGAATAAAAATGCTAGCTTCGGCAACTTCTTTTTCTTTAATTGCTCACTCTTAAGACCAGCAGTATCTTCTCCAGCGCCAAAAGCACTCAATTGCTGACACATTTGTACAGCAGATTCACCAACAACAGCCAAGCGATGTTCAAAATGCGATCGCCCCGTATTTCCACTGAAGCAGACATCTGCCAACGATACTTCTGGATGAGACGCAAAGAAATCTTGATACTCTTGTGCTAGTTCCGCTAAAGCCGGAGCAGTTTTCGCCGATAGGGTCAGAATGTGCTGGGGGCGTTCAACTTCACTCGCGACTGGGGTTGGGAGCGGTGCTTCTTCTAAAATTATGTGGCAATTGGTGCCACCGAAACTAAAAGCACTGACTCCTGCCAAGCGACTTCCAGGGGAAGACCAAGGCTGTAGCTCAACTGGAATGGCAAAGGGTGTGCCTTCCAAAGAAATATAAGGATTAAGCTGCTTGAGATGCAGATGGGGAGCAATTTCCCGTTGCTGCATTTGTAAGACCACCTTGATCAGGCCAGCCATGCCAGCAGCACCTTCCAAATGACCAATGTTGGTCTTGACTGAGCCAATCCAACAGGGTTGCTCTGGAGAACGACCTTCCATCAGTACAGCTTTGAGGGATTTGACTTCAATGGGATCTCCTAAAGAAGTGCCAGTCCCGTGAGCTTCTACATAGCTAATCTGCGCTGGGGCGACTCCAGCCTGCTCTAGAGCTTGGCGAATAACTGCTTGCTGGGAAGGCCCATTGGGGGCTGTCAGTCCATTACTTGTACCATCTTGGTTAACTGCCGAGCCTCTGATCAGCGCTAAAATGTTGTCTCCATCACGGAGGGCATCTTCTAGACGCTTAAGTACGACTACGCCGCAACCTTCTCCTCTGCTATAACCATCAGCACTAGCGTCAAAGGTCTTACAACGACCATCAGGAGCCATCATCTGAGCTTGGGAGCAAGAAATTGCAGGCTCTGGAGCTAACATTAAGTTAACTCCTCCAGCTAGGCAGAGATTGGACTCTCCGTTTCGCAAACTTTGGCAAGCTAAATGAATTGCTACTAATGATGAAGAACAAGCCGTATCTATAGCTATACTGGGGCCACGCAGATTTAGCAAGTATGATAGACGATTGGCGGCAATGCAAGGGGTAGTGCCTGTAGCACTATATGCACCGATTTGGGAAGAGTCTTTGTAGATCAGTTTGTGGTAGTCAGCGTTGGTAACACCGATGAACACCCCTGTTTGGCTATCAGCTAGAGTTTTTGGTACAAGTCCAGTGTTTTCTAAAGCTTCCCAAGCTACTTCTAAGACTAATCTTTGCTGGGGGTCTAGATGTTCTGCCTCGCGGGCAGAAATTCCAAAAAAGTTGGGATCAAACAAATCTACTTGATCTAAAAAACCGCCCGAACGGGAGTTCATCTTTCCTGGTGTCGCTGGCTTAGATTCATAAAAGGCGTTTATATCCCATCGTTCTGGTGGTACTTGTGCGATCGCATCTACTCCATCACGCAAGAGATGCCAAAAGGACTCAGGATTTTTAGCTTTGGGAAAACGGCAACCAATGCCAACAATTGCTATGGCTTCCATCAAAATATTATGCCTCTTTTTAACTAATTACTAATTCGTAGTTAAGAACTTAATTACGAATTGTGAATTAGGGATTTCCAAGAAATAAATTACCCAAATAAACCTAGACGCCGAGAACACAGAGAACACACAGGAATAAAGAAGAGAGAGTTTTTTGGATATTTTTTATTTGGAAGTCCCTTACGGATTGCTTTAACTGTCTTGAGCTAGAACCGATTTTTTGAACTCTTTAAAGACCGGAATATTGTTTTGAATTGCTTTGTCAATTGAGGCTCCAGCAGCCATGATCCCCATATTACGGTTGACAGACCACTGATAGTCTAGGCGATTAAATAATCTCCGCATCAATTCCAAAAGACTTTGATGATATTTAAGCCCGGTTTGAAAACCTTCGTGTTCTTGGCAGAAACACTTTTCCATCCAATCAAGTGCTTCTTTTGTTTCCATCTCAAATAAAGGAGACTTCAAAAGCTTATAGAAAAATAGCATCAACATCTGGTCATCATAAACACAACGGCCAGGTAAGACTCCAGAAAGTCCGCTCAAAAGGTTGCGTTGGATTTGATAGACTATCGAACCAGATATAAATTTCTCGTAAGCAGTTGGCTTCGGGAAATCCTTATACATATCTCTGGCAATGGTTTGAGAGATCGTGGTATGGAAAGCTTCGTCCAATAAGTGGTAATAAGAAACAGCTGTTGGAGCCGGAATATACTCGCCTTTTTGCTCTAACTCTCGGTAATACCTAACATAAGGATATTCTTGATTCTTGAGAATCGCATTAGCCGTGTAGCGCAAGGAATAGTATTGACACGCCATAAACGGCGACATACCCCAGTGAACAGTAAAAAACCGTAACCAGTGGCGGGGTGCGATTCGTCCTGCTAGTCCATCTGCTGGTGCAGGAATCGGCTCACCTTTTTCTTCTAAATTTCTCAAATACTGAGAGTAATACTGTTTGTTATCGCTCAACATTGTTTTAGCGATCGCGCTTAAGGTATTGTCTCGCTGTATTGAAAAGGGAGAACTTCCTTGAGTAGAGGTGAAATACTCTCGCACAGGTTGAGGAATTAAAAGATTAAGCCAACTATTATTGTCTTTTGCTGTTTTGCCATAAAGGGAATTACCCAATATGGTTTTGCCAACAATAGCCATTTTGGATTTGTAACCTATCTTTTGAAAGCTACGAATGTGGTAGCTTTCCTGCTCAGTTTCAAAGTCCAGTTCATCACAAAGTGTTTCATAACCACCAACGGCACGAAAAACACCAGACGTGACCATGTTGTAAATACTTGTACTGGCTTCGCTAACAGCAGTATGGTTATAATTACCAACCCAATAAAGATGGTTAAGCGCTAGCTTTTGGCTCTCAGAAGCCGCATCGTAAAGAGGAGTTCCATAAAGAAGCGAAAGGTCAGGTTTACTCCAATAATAATTGCTGTTTTTGGCGTAATTAAATTCTTGACCCAGTTCTTTAATTTTCTCAGTGTAATCTGAGTCTTGATTATTTTTGTAAGTTTTTTCAATCCGATAGAAGTGCGTTGGCTCCTGCGCTTCTAATGGTTCGAGAGTTTTGTTTACAGTTACCATGATTTTCTCCTGAATGACACTAAATATGAAGAGAATTGAGATTATTTTTCAGTTTTTAACTCTGAGACTAAATGCTTAACTAGAGCCTCAACAGTTGGGTAATCGTATAGTAGAGTTGGATCGAGTTCACATCCCAACCAGTCTTCTAAGTCACCTGTCAAACCGACTGCTGCTGAAGAGTCTAATCCATAGCGGTCAAAAGGTATTGTGACTTCGATTTCATCTGAATCGACTTCCAGCAAGTCAGCTAGATATAAGACTATCCATGCTTGAATCTCTGTTGCTGTTGGGATCTGCTTGGTTACAACTGTAGATGTGGTATTTAATTCAAGGTTCTGCATTGTCATAATTTAAGTCCTCGTCTATGTAGATGTTTCAACAATCAAATCTGTTCAATTTTTCACTGCAACCATACCTGTCTTAGTGGCTAGTTTATAGCTGCTTAGTAGGTGTTAACTGCTTGAGAACAGAATCAACCTCTGCTTCTAGATCCTTAAACTTAGCTTTGTTCTGAGGATTCTCACTCCAATCCTCCATGACATCTAAGAGGGTGTTTGAAAAGTAGGTCAGGGTGTAAAAAAGCTCTCTCAGTATAAGCTGTGAATAGAAAGAAAACAGCACCGAGAGAGTAGCATGAGTAAAGCATACCCCAGTAATTTGACCTATGCCCAATATCAATTTCTCAGTGAGATGCTTCCAGAAGCAAAAAAAGGTGGCCGTAAGCGTGAAGTCGATATTTGGTCAGTCCTGAACGCGATTTTTTACATTCTGCTAGAAGGGGTGCGATGGCGATCGCTACCAGGGGACTTTCCCGCTTGGCAAACTGTATATACGTACTTTCGTAACTGGCGCAGGGATGGAACTTGGATGAAGATTCATGATAATCTGCGAGAATGGACGAGAATCGAAGAAGAACGCCATCCAAGTCCGTCAGAAGCCATCATCGATAGTCAAAGTGTCAAAAGTGCAGCGATGGTGAGTCAGGAAGTCGGCTTTGATACAGGCAAAAAAATTAAAGGACGCAAGCGGTTTATGACCGTTGATACGTTGGGATTAGTGCTGCGGGTGTTGGTCACCGCCGCCAATGTGCCAGAGCGGTCAGGTGGTAAACAAGTGCTCAAGCGCGTCAAAGAAATGGGCAATAAGGTTTCTCGCTTGACGACCATTTGGACTGATGGCGGCTTTGATGGTCCAGCCTTCATGATGTGGGTGATGGACACTTGCCGTTGGATTGTGCAGGTGGTGCTGCGACCAGAGCAAACTAAGGGGTTTGTCTTGCTCAAAAAGCGATGGGTGGTGGAGCGCACTTTCGGCTGGCTGATGGGGTGTCGCCGATTGGTTAGAGATTATGAACTTCTACCGGAAACATCGGAGACGTTTATTTACCTTGCCATGATCCGGATCATGGTGAGGCGATTAGCATAAAATTTGACCCCTCAAAACTTTTCAAACATCCTCTAAGTCTCCAGTGCGAAAAAATGGGATTGAGGTTGCACTATCGCTTATATCTGTATCTGCTAAATAGGCATGGAAACTCTTCTCTGTCTGCTCTGGTTGATTCCAATAACCTTGAGCAACACTCGGGCCTGCTACCCAAATTTCCCCAACTTGTTCAGACGCACACATCGTTAAGGATTGGGGATCAACAATGATCACCTTCTGATCAGAAGGACTTTGGCCACAACCTACTATTGTCTGAGTATCTCCCTGAGCCTTGTGCTCCTTGACAATTCGGTTTTGCTCTAATGCTGCTTTTTCTACCTTGCAAGTGATTGGTAAAGCTGTTTTCTCACCCCCGCTTACTATCAGAGTGGTTTCTGCCATACCGTAGCAGGGGTAAAATGCTTCCTTGCGAAAGCCACAAGGCGCAAAAGTAGAAGCAAACTGCTCTAAAGTCTCAGCACGAACAGGTTCAGCACCGGTAAAAGCAACCTCCCAACTACTGAGATCGAGAGTCGCTAACTGTTCGGGTGTCACTTTGCGAATGCAAAGATCATAAGCAAAGTTTGGGCCACCACTAGTTGTAGCTTTGTAGTGAGATATTGCTTGTAGCCAACGAATTGGTTTTTGGAGAAAATCTACTGGAGACATCAGAATGCAAGGAACCCCTATATATAAGGGTTGCAAGACATTTCCAATGAGTCCCATGTCATGGAAAACAGGCAACCAACCAACAACGATAGTTTTGTTTGTATGTCCGAAGGCTTTCTCGATCATCCGCTCGTTATGCAGCAGATTCCCATGAGTGATCATCACGCCCTTTGGTGTCCCTGTAGAGCCAGATGTGTACTGGAGGAAAGCTAAGGTATCACCAGTCAATTCTTGCAGTTGCCATGCTTGCGCTAGATCGTTGCTCAACTCATCGGTAGCTAGCCAATGCAATCCAGAAATTTCTAAATCTTCTTGATTGGAGCTAGTTTGCAGGTTATCTAAAATAGATTTAGAAGTCAGTACAATCTTGGCTTGGGCATCTTTGGCTATTGCCTGCAACCTGGACAATTTTTGATTTCGTCTAGGTGGATATGCAGGAACAGCAATAACGCCGGCATATAAACATCCAAAGAAAGCAGCAATAAAATCTAGACCGGGTTGATATAGCAGCAAAGCACGTTCACCGCCAAGATTTAGAGCCTGGAGACTAGCTGCGATCGCTTGTGCTTGCACATGTAACTCTCCATAAGTCAATGATGCTGCTTCTGTCTCTGTACTTCGTAAAAAAGTATAAGCTTTCTGCTCAGACTGATTTTTTGCTCTATAAATCAGCAATTCAACTAACGTTGAAAAATGATCCGGAGTTATCAAGCTGTTGGAATAAACACTCATTCAATGTGCCTCTATTCAATTACAGTTATTTTTGTCAGGCAGATATTTTCATCTGGGTTAATTTAGGGCGATCGCATGATGCCAGTAAGACTATTTTATTTTCTAAATATTCTGAGTTGAATGGCACTAAATCCTGTTTATTAACAAAGATTTAAGTTATGGATTTGAACCTAAGAACATAAATCAAGTTGGAAATACTGATTTATTGGTTGCTGATTAACCTTGGTTGCAATCTAAATTAATTTAGATTGGTTTCCCCAATTCCACAAATCAGAGATAAATTTCGTTTGTGTTTGTTGTTTTTAGAATATAGGTAAATTTTTTATAAGTCAACACTTGTTTTAAAAAAATAACAAATCTCTATCACTAGAGAGATTTAGCTATCTTAATAAAATATTAAACAATATTCACTGTACTTTACTTT
It includes:
- a CDS encoding type I polyketide synthase; translated protein: MEAIAIVGIGCRFPKAKNPESFWHLLRDGVDAIAQVPPERWDINAFYESKPATPGKMNSRSGGFLDQVDLFDPNFFGISAREAEHLDPQQRLVLEVAWEALENTGLVPKTLADSQTGVFIGVTNADYHKLIYKDSSQIGAYSATGTTPCIAANRLSYLLNLRGPSIAIDTACSSSLVAIHLACQSLRNGESNLCLAGGVNLMLAPEPAISCSQAQMMAPDGRCKTFDASADGYSRGEGCGVVVLKRLEDALRDGDNILALIRGSAVNQDGTSNGLTAPNGPSQQAVIRQALEQAGVAPAQISYVEAHGTGTSLGDPIEVKSLKAVLMEGRSPEQPCWIGSVKTNIGHLEGAAGMAGLIKVVLQMQQREIAPHLHLKQLNPYISLEGTPFAIPVELQPWSSPGSRLAGVSAFSFGGTNCHIILEEAPLPTPVASEVERPQHILTLSAKTAPALAELAQEYQDFFASHPEVSLADVCFSGNTGRSHFEHRLAVVGESAVQMCQQLSAFGAGEDTAGLKSEQLKKKKLPKLAFLFTGQGSQYVGMGRQLYNTQPIFREAIDKCAQILHPYLKQPLFEILYPEAGKSSPLDETAYTQPALFALEYALFQLWESWGIKPDAVMGHSVGEYAAACIAGIFSLEDGLKLIAERARLMQALPQDGEMVAVIASEALVTSIIEPYVQVAIAAINGPKNIVISGDRHVIETVTNILRTQGITTKKLQVSHAFHSPLMEPMLGEFEQVAKNITYSSPKISLISNLTGQPITDEMATPEYWCNHVRQPVRFADSMESLYQRGYKIFVEIGPKPILMGMGRYCLPEGEGTWLPSLRTGRDDWKQILDSLAALYISGAIVDWNGFDRDYARRQVVLPNYPFQRQRYWFEQAKNGNSKTESLSQDRIQTQIFNLLHQGETQELAKYLQTATQFSQEEIKVLPKLLDILAKQHQQQLTAASYKDWLYEVSWQPKPRQLTQISAQEPGSWLILADKRGVGQALAHLLQEQGESCFLVYPGEGYEVKQPGTWSVNPSNPADFERLFQEVVGTNKLPLKGVVHLWSLEAGLTSELTVPLIEKIQVLGCASTLHLVQALASRLASPRLWLVTRGAVPAVSSLQAPAQASLWGLGKVIALEHPKLWGGLLDLAADAPTDEAVNLLAEIWDSQGENQIAFREGRRYVARLIRSEVPEARSISLQSDSTYLVTGGLGALGLKVAQWMVEQGARHLMLTGRKQASAEVLQAIAQMENLGAKVAIAQADVAHWSDMVRVFEEIKTSMPPLGGIIHAAGMLHDGILRQQEWKSFEQVMAAKVKGTWILHTLSQQLQLDFFVTFSSAAALLGSPGQGNYAAANAFMDALTDYRRASGLPGLSINWGLWKDAGMATSLGNRDQARLAAQGMESIPLEQGLQILGNLLGQDRSQVGVLPVNWSKFCEQFPEGVVSPFLESFIARDKKPSLQRTQLLQQLEASPVNERQTLLIAHIQTELVKLLGIDASELEPQQGFLDLGMDSLMAVELKNRLESTLSCSLPSTLVFDYPTIEALVDYLLKDAIPSVSFANASLISDESAVESQETNHEEQVVTDSYLDDLSDSEAEELLLGKLNSMRY
- a CDS encoding acyl carrier protein, which translates into the protein MTMQNLELNTTSTVVTKQIPTATEIQAWIVLYLADLLEVDSDEIEVTIPFDRYGLDSSAAVGLTGDLEDWLGCELDPTLLYDYPTVEALVKHLVSELKTEK
- a CDS encoding IS5 family transposase, with the protein product MSKAYPSNLTYAQYQFLSEMLPEAKKGGRKREVDIWSVLNAIFYILLEGVRWRSLPGDFPAWQTVYTYFRNWRRDGTWMKIHDNLREWTRIEEERHPSPSEAIIDSQSVKSAAMVSQEVGFDTGKKIKGRKRFMTVDTLGLVLRVLVTAANVPERSGGKQVLKRVKEMGNKVSRLTTIWTDGGFDGPAFMMWVMDTCRWIVQVVLRPEQTKGFVLLKKRWVVERTFGWLMGCRRLVRDYELLPETSETFIYLAMIRIMVRRLA